The sequence below is a genomic window from Actinokineospora baliensis.
ATCTCCGCACCCGGACCGGCCGACAGCAGCACCAAAGCGTCCGAATCGGACAGACCACCCGGATCCCTTTCGGCGTGGCGCAAGGCAGTGGCGAACTCGGGTCGAACCGCTCCCCCACCACCGACGAGCCGCTGGGCGTGCACCACCTGTTCCCGCAAGGAATCCCAGTCGCCGTACACGGAGTCGAAGTCGTCGCGGCGGTCACCCGTGCGGCCGGTGGTGTCGATCGTGGCGTTGAGGTCGGTGCGGCCGGAGTCGACCAGCGCGACTTCCGGTTCCTGCCAAGGCCTGCCCACCAGGGGCGCGTCCTCGACGGCCAGCCCGGTGTCCGGGTCGGACAGGGCGGCGACGTGCGCCGCCAGCCGCGGGTCCAGCCAGGGTTCGCCGCGCTTGAGGTACTCCGGGTAGATGGTCAGCCGCTCGGCGAGCCGGAACCCGGCGGCCGCAGTGCGCTCGGCCAGGGTGTCGATCTGCGGCCAGGGGCGTTCCGGGTTGACGTGGTCGGGGGTCAGCGGCGACACCCCGCCCCAGTCGTCGATCCCGGCGCGCAGCAGCAGTTCGAACTCGCCGCCGATGAGGTTCGGCGGGGCCTGGATGCGCGCCTTCGGGCCGAGCACGACCCTGGCGACCGCGACCGTGGCGGCCAGTTCCTCGGCCTCCGCGTCGGGCATCCCCCGCATCGCGGTGTCCGGTTTCGCCCGGAAGTTCTGGATGATGACCTCTTGGACGCCCCCGTAGCGGCGGGCGACCCGGCGGATCGCGAACAGCGACTCCACCCGGTCGGCCAGGGTCTCACCGATGCCGATCAGCACACCGGTGGTGAACGGCACCGCCGAACGCCCGGCGTCCTCCAGCACCCTCAGCCGCACCGCCGGTTCCTTGTCCGGCGACCCGTAGTGCGGCCCGCCCGGTTCCGCCCACAGCTTCTCCGAGGTGGTCTCCAGCATCATCCCCATCGACGGGGCGACCGGCTTGAGCCGCTGGAAGTCGGTCCAGCCCAGCACCCCGGGGTTGAGGTGCGGCAGCAGCCCGGTCTCCTCCAGCACCCGGATCGCCATGGCCCGCACGTACGACAGGGTGTCGGGGTACCCGGCCGCCTCCAGCCACTCAGCGGCGGCGGTCCACCGGTCCTCTGGGCGGTCACCGAGGGTGAACAGGGCCTCCTTGCAGCCCATCGCGGCGCCGCGCCTGGCGATGTCGAGGACCTCGTCCGGGCTCAGGAACGGGGCCGGGAGCCTGTGCGGGACGGTCGCGAAGGTGCAGTAGTGGCACCGGTCGCGGCAGAGCCGGGTGAGCGGGATGAACACCTTGCGCGAGTAGGTGATCACCCCGGACCTGCCCACCTCGGCCAGCCCGGCGTCGCGCACCCTCGACGCCGTGTCGAACAGGTCGACCAGGTGCGCACCGCGGGCGTGCAGCAGGATCTCGGCCTCGGTCTGGTCCACCGCCACGCCGTCACGTGCGCGGCGCAGGGCGCGCCGGAGCGCTGAGTCGGTGGGCACGGGCACGGTCACGGACACCTCCAGGAAAGCGGCTTCGTCCAACCTATCCACCGTTATGGACGAAATCGCGGCCCTGGTGATTCCGGACTCAGCCGGGCAAGACCCCCGCGACGGCCTTCTTGGCCTTGCGCGGCGCGCTCGCGACGGCGCTGCCGACGCTGTCGCTGGTGTCGGCGATCCAGTCGCCCAGGTCGTGCGTGGCGCGCTTGGCCCGCCACGCGACCGAGGGCTTGCCGTGCGTGTCGGCCGTGGCCAGCAGCAGGCCGCCGAGCAGGCCGATGTTCTTGAGGAAGTGGGTCAGCTGCTGCTTGCGCTCGGCCGGGTCCTTCTCCTCCCAGAACGGGTGCGCCGCGACAGTGGTCGGCACCACACTGGCCGACAGCAGCAGCGCGGCCAGGCGCGGCACCTTGCCCAGCGCCAGCGCCACCCCGGCGGCGACCTTGACGGCGCCGTCGATGCGCACCAGGGTCACCGGGTCGGCGTTGTCCGGCAGTTTGTCGCCCGCCTTGGCCAGCAGTGGTTTCGCGGCCTCGGCGTGCGCCTCGGGGGCGCGCAGCGCGTTGATCCCGCCGCTGATGAAGACGGCGGCGAGCATCGGTCGGGCCAGCCTGCGCAGGATCATGTCTTCTCCTCAGTCCACCCGGTGCTTGGTCCGCTCGACCAGGTCGCGCACGTGCGAGATGTCCCCGCACCCGGCCGCCACACTGGCCGCCCGCGCCTCGACGAACTTGTCGCCCAACTCCACGCGCCGCTGCTCGGGCACCGTGTCGCGCGCGGAGTTGAGGATCGTCCGCTCCTCCTCGTCGAGGTGGTGGTTGATGGCCTTGACGAGGTCCTCGAGCTTCTCGTCCCACTCCTGGGCCTCGGGGTCGCCGACCTCCATCAGCGCCAGCAGCGCCTGGTGCCCCTCGGCGTGCTCCTCGGCCCCGTGCTCGACCTCGTGGTCGTCGATGTCGGAGAACCGCCGCAGCGCCGGGTAGATCTCCCCCTCCTCGGCCTCCGCGTGCGCGACCAGCAGTTCCGCCAGGTCCCCGAGCACCGCCACCCGGTCGTTCGAGTTGTCCCGCAACCGCCGGAACAGGTCCTCGAACCGCCGGTGATCGGCCAGGATCAACTCGATCACGTCCGCAGCCACCCGCCGCCTCCTCACTGGTCGTCCCACCCGGATCAATACCCAGGACAACGGCGGGTCAACCCCTCCAGGCCACGGTAGGACCGCTCCGGGGACCCAGCCCCCGGAGCGACCCGATCAGGCGACGCGGACCCGGGCGGCTACTCCGATCCGGCCTCGATGTCCCCTTCGACCTGCAGGTACAGCTCGCGCAGCGCGGCCAGCGTGTCCGGGTCGGGTTCGGCCCACATCTTGCGTTCGGCGGCCTCCAAGAGGCGTTCGTCGATGCCGTGGCCGTCAGGACCGCGATCGCCGGGAACCCCCGTGTTCTCCGCGATGCTGGACGACCACCGCCACGGGTCGGTCCACCGGAGACCAAGTCCGCCCAGGGCTACTCGGATCCAGCCTCGATGTCCCCTTCGACCTGCAGGTACAGCTCGCGCAGCGCGGCCAGCGTGTCCGGGTCGGGCTCGGCCCACATCTTGCGTTCGGCGGCTTCCAGGAGGCGTTCGGCGATGCCGTGCAGGGCCCAGGGGTTGGACTCGGTGAGGAACTTGCGGTTCTCCGGGTCCAGGGCGTAGGTCTGGGCCAGCTTGTCGTACATCCAGTCCGCTACGACGCCGGTGGTGGCGTCGTAGCCGAAGAGGTAGTCCACTGTGGCCGCGAGTTCGAAGGCACCCTTGTAGCCGTGGCGGCGCATGGCTTCGATCCAGCGGGGGTTGACGACGCGGGAGCGGAAGACGCGGTTGGTCTCCTCCGACAGGGTGCGGGTGCGGACCGCTTCCGGGCGGGTGCTGTCGCCGATGTAGGCCTCGGGGGCGCGGCCGGTGAGGGCGCGGACGGTGGCGATCATGCCGCCGTGGTACTGGAAGTAGTCGTCGGAGTCGGCGATGTCGTGTTCTCGGGTGTCGACGTTCTTGGCGGCCACCGCGATGCGGCGGTAGGCGGCTTCCATGGCGGGGCGGGCGGCGACGCCGTCGAGGTCGCGGCCGTAGGCGAAGCCGCCCCAGACGGCGTAGACCTCGGCGAGGTCGGCGTCGTCGCGCCAGTTGTGGCTGTCGATCAGCGGGAGCAGGCCCGCGCCGTAGGCGCCGGGCTTGGAGCCGAAGATGCGGGTGGTCGCGGTGCGGGCGTCGGAGTCGGCGTCGGCGCGGACGTGGGCGCGCACGTAGTTGTCGGCGTCGGACTCGTCGAGGTCGGCGACCAGGCGCACGGCGTCGTCGAGCAGGTACACCACGTGCGGGAAGGCGTCGCGGAAGAAGCCGGAGATGCGGACGGTGACGTCGATGCGGGGGCGGCCGAGTTCGGCCAGCGGGATGGCCTCCAGGGAGCTGACCCGGCGCGACGCCTCGTCCCAGACCGGGCGGACCCCGAGCAGGGCGAGGACCTCGGCGATGTCGTCGCCGGAGGTGCGCATCGCGGAGGTGCCCCAGACCGACAGGCCCACCGAGCGCGGCCACTCCCCCGTGTCCTTGCGGTAGCGGGCGAGCAGCGAGTCGGCCATGGCCGAGCCGGTCTCCCACGCCAGGCGGCTGGGGATGGCCTTCGGGTCGACGGAGTAGAAGTTGCGGCCGGTGGGCAGGACGTTGACCAGGCCGCGCAGCGGCGAGCCGCTGGGCCCGGCGGGCACGTACCCGCCGTCGAGGGCGTGCAGGACGTGGCCGATCTCGTCGGTGGTGCGGGCCAGCCGGGGCACGATCTCCTCGGCGGCGAAGGTCAGCACGGCCACCACGGCCGGGTTCTCCGCGCCGAGGACGTCCACGCTGACCTGCCGCGCGTCGCCCCAGCCGCTGTCTTCCATGGCCTGGACCAGCGACAACGCGAGGGCGTCGATCTCGTCGACCCTGGTGCGGCTCTCCGACCCGTCCTCGCTGAGCCCGAGGGCCTCGCGCAGGCCGGGCAGCGCGGCCACCTGGCCGCCCCACATCTGCCGGGCGCGCAGCATCGAGTTGACCAGGTTGACCCGGCCGGGGCCGACCGGGGCGTCGCCGAGGGTGTGCAGGCCGTCGCGGATCTGGACGTCCTTGATCTCGCAGAGCCAGCCGTCGACGTGCAGCAGGAAGTCGTCGAACTCGGCGTCGTGCGGGCGGTCGTCGAGGCCGAGGTCGTGGTCGAGCTTGGCGGCCTGGATCAGGGTCCAGATCTGGGCGCGGATGGCGGGTAGCTTCGCCGGGTCCATGGCGGCGATGTTCGAGTGCTCGTCGAGCAGTTGCTCGAGGCGGGCGATGTCGCCGTAGCTCTCGGCGCGGGCCATCGGCGGGACCAGGTGGTCGACCAGGGTGGCGTGGGCGCGGCGCTTGGCCTGGGTGCCCTCGCCGGGGTCGTTGACCAGGAACGGGTAGATCAGCGGCAGGTCGCCCAGGGCCGCGTC
It includes:
- a CDS encoding bifunctional FO biosynthesis protein CofGH, giving the protein MDEAAFLEVSVTVPVPTDSALRRALRRARDGVAVDQTEAEILLHARGAHLVDLFDTASRVRDAGLAEVGRSGVITYSRKVFIPLTRLCRDRCHYCTFATVPHRLPAPFLSPDEVLDIARRGAAMGCKEALFTLGDRPEDRWTAAAEWLEAAGYPDTLSYVRAMAIRVLEETGLLPHLNPGVLGWTDFQRLKPVAPSMGMMLETTSEKLWAEPGGPHYGSPDKEPAVRLRVLEDAGRSAVPFTTGVLIGIGETLADRVESLFAIRRVARRYGGVQEVIIQNFRAKPDTAMRGMPDAEAEELAATVAVARVVLGPKARIQAPPNLIGGEFELLLRAGIDDWGGVSPLTPDHVNPERPWPQIDTLAERTAAAGFRLAERLTIYPEYLKRGEPWLDPRLAAHVAALSDPDTGLAVEDAPLVGRPWQEPEVALVDSGRTDLNATIDTTGRTGDRRDDFDSVYGDWDSLREQVVHAQRLVGGGGAVRPEFATALRHAERDPGGLSDSDALVLLSAGPGAEIEALAALADALRKDAVGDDVTYVVTRNINFTNVCYTGCRFCAFAQRRTDADAYTLSLEQVGVRAEQAWEVGATEVCMQGGIHPDLPGTAYFDIAAEVRKRAPGLHVHAFSPMEVVNGATRSNLSIEDWLTAARESGVDSLPGTAAEILDDDVRWVLTKGKLPTANWIEVVTTAHRLGIPTTSTMMYGHVDTPKHWVAHLKLIAAIQAETGGFSEFVLLPFVHTNAPLYLAGIARPGPTHLENRAVHALARILLHGRIHNIQTSWVKLGDEGVVDVLRGGVNDLGGTLMEETISRMAGSDNGSYKTIADLEALATAAGRPARQRTTTYGEVPAERRTTALTADGVWRPNLLPLV
- a CDS encoding DoxX family protein; translated protein: MILRRLARPMLAAVFISGGINALRAPEAHAEAAKPLLAKAGDKLPDNADPVTLVRIDGAVKVAAGVALALGKVPRLAALLLSASVVPTTVAAHPFWEEKDPAERKQQLTHFLKNIGLLGGLLLATADTHGKPSVAWRAKRATHDLGDWIADTSDSVGSAVASAPRKAKKAVAGVLPG
- a CDS encoding hemerythrin domain-containing protein, with amino-acid sequence MAADVIELILADHRRFEDLFRRLRDNSNDRVAVLGDLAELLVAHAEAEEGEIYPALRRFSDIDDHEVEHGAEEHAEGHQALLALMEVGDPEAQEWDEKLEDLVKAINHHLDEEERTILNSARDTVPEQRRVELGDKFVEARAASVAAGCGDISHVRDLVERTKHRVD
- the cobN gene encoding cobaltochelatase subunit CobN, with the protein product MILLLSTSDTDLLSARASGAEYRLANPARLHLDDLPGLLEGTDIVVVRLLGGRRAWEEGLDTLLAGPRPVVVLGGEQAPDAELMELSTVPGGVVAEAHRYLAFGGADNLRELVHFLSDTILLTGTGFAAPVELAPWGHLERQVRRTEGPRVGVLYYRAHHLAGNTAFIATLADAVEDAGAVAVPVYCASLRTAPAELLEVLGSLDALIVTVLAAGGTLPAAASAGGDDGAWDVGALADLDIPILQGLALTSSRAAWEESDDGLSPLDTATQVAVPEFDGRLITVPFSFKEQDRDGLSVYVADPERASRVAGIAYRHAVLRHTPPAERRVALMLSAYPTKHSRIGNAVGLDSPVSAIRLLNALRDAGYDLGAEDALPGLANGDGDALIHALIEAGGQDPNWLTEKQLTGNPVRISAADYRAYFDTLPEDLRSSMEEHWGPAPGELFVDRSQDPEGEIVLAALQAGNLVLMVQPPRGFGENPVAIYHDPDLPPSHHYLAAYRWVAGTFGAHAMVHLGKHGNLEWLPGKNLGLSASCGPDAALGDLPLIYPFLVNDPGEGTQAKRRAHATLVDHLVPPMARAESYGDIARLEQLLDEHSNIAAMDPAKLPAIRAQIWTLIQAAKLDHDLGLDDRPHDAEFDDFLLHVDGWLCEIKDVQIRDGLHTLGDAPVGPGRVNLVNSMLRARQMWGGQVAALPGLREALGLSEDGSESRTRVDEIDALALSLVQAMEDSGWGDARQVSVDVLGAENPAVVAVLTFAAEEIVPRLARTTDEIGHVLHALDGGYVPAGPSGSPLRGLVNVLPTGRNFYSVDPKAIPSRLAWETGSAMADSLLARYRKDTGEWPRSVGLSVWGTSAMRTSGDDIAEVLALLGVRPVWDEASRRVSSLEAIPLAELGRPRIDVTVRISGFFRDAFPHVVYLLDDAVRLVADLDESDADNYVRAHVRADADSDARTATTRIFGSKPGAYGAGLLPLIDSHNWRDDADLAEVYAVWGGFAYGRDLDGVAARPAMEAAYRRIAVAAKNVDTREHDIADSDDYFQYHGGMIATVRALTGRAPEAYIGDSTRPEAVRTRTLSEETNRVFRSRVVNPRWIEAMRRHGYKGAFELAATVDYLFGYDATTGVVADWMYDKLAQTYALDPENRKFLTESNPWALHGIAERLLEAAERKMWAEPDPDTLAALRELYLQVEGDIEAGSE